One window from the genome of Mustela lutreola isolate mMusLut2 chromosome 11, mMusLut2.pri, whole genome shotgun sequence encodes:
- the LIPG gene encoding endothelial lipase, with amino-acid sequence MGQMTPHTLKNYLAGSSGSDSGKSWLPGRAARVGADSVEAPSLSPPLPEAQSSQILTPTFTYLQRAKATTLWPREGCPRGVLPARTARNPERCCLLQSCLAKGVWRGRMRSSVPLLCLWSVYCCFAAGSLTPPGPEGRLQDEGLKSSHIQVSAKPPVRFNLRTSGDSDHEGCYLSLGHNQPLEDCGFNMTAKTFFIIHGWTMSGMFENWLYKLVSALQTREKEANVVVVDWLPLAHQLYTDAVNNTKVVGHSVAKMLDWLQEKDDFSLGNVHLIGYSLGAHVAGYAGNFVKGTVGRITGLDPAGPLFEGVDIHKRLSPDDADFVDVLHTYTRSFGLSIGIQMPVGHIDIYPNGGDFQPGCGLNDVLGSIAYGTITEVVKCEHERAVHLFVDSLVNQDKPSFAFQCTDSNRFKKGICLSCRKNRCNSIGYNAKKTRSKRNSKMYLKTRAGMPFRVYHYQMKIHIFSYKTMGEIEPNFYVTLYGTSTDSQLLPLEIVEQIGLNATNTFLVYTEEDLGDLLKIKLTWEGTAQSWYNLWKELRSYLSYSRSSERELNIRRIRVKSGETQRRLTFCVQDFENSSISPGRELWFHKCRDGWRMKNETRVPYSLATDLL; translated from the exons ATGGGTCAGATGACTCCCCATACTTTAAAAAACTACCTCGCCGGGAGTTCGGGGAGTGACAGCGGCAAGTCCTGGCTTCCCGGGCGGGCGGCACGGGTGGGGGCAGATTCAGTTGAAGCCCCTTCACTCTCCCCGCCACTCCCCGAGGCTCAGAGTAGCCAGATTCTCACTCCCACCTTCACCTACCTTCAGCGGGCCAAGGCCACCACTCTCTGGCCAAGAGAGGGCTGCCCCCGTGGGGTCTTACCCGCGCGGACTGCTAGAAACCCCGAGAGGTGTTGTCTGCTTCAGTCCTGTTTGGCGAagggggtgtggaggggaaggATGCGGAGCTCCGttcccctgctctgcctctggAGCGTCTATTGTTGCTTTGCCGCGGGAAGCCTCACACCCCCTGGTCCGGAGGGACGGCTGCAAG ATGAGGGCCTCAAATCCAGCCATATACAGGTTTCTGCCAAACCTCCTGTAAGATTCAACCTCCGCACGTCTGGGGACTCAGACCATGAAGGATGCTACCTGTCACTCGGCCACAACCAGCCCTTGGAAGACTGTGGCTTCAACATGACTGCCAAAACCTTCTTCATCATTCATGGATGGACG ATGAGTGGCATGTTTGAAAATTGGCTATACAAGCTGGTGTCAGCCCTGCAGActagagagaaagaagccaatgtCGTCGTGGTTGACTGGCTTCCCCTGGCCCACCAGCTTTACACAGATGCAGTCAATAACACCAAGGTGGTGGGACACAGTGTGGCAAAGATGCTTGATTGGCTGCAG GAGAAGGATGATTTTTCTCTTGGCAATGTCCACTTGATTGGCTATAGCCTCGGCGCTCACGTGGCTGGGTATGCTGGCAACTTCGTGAAAGGCACGGTGGGCAGAATCACAG GTTTGGATCCCGCTGGGCCCTTGTTTGAAGGGGTGGACATCCACAAGAGGCTGTCCCCTGATGATGCGGACTTCGTGGACGTCCTCCACACCTACACACGTTCCTTCGGCTTGAGCATCGGGATTCAGATGCCTGTGGGCCACATTGACATCTACCCTAACGGGGGTGACTTCCAGCCGGGCTGTGGGCTCAATGACGTCTTGGGGTCAATCGCATATGGAA CAATCACGGAGGTGGTGAAATGCGAGCATGAGCGGGCCGTACACCTCTTTGTGGACTCCCTGGTGAATCAGGACAAGCCGAGTTTTGCGTTCCAGTGCACGGACTCAAACCGCTTCAAGAAGGGGATCTGTCTCAGTTGCCGGAAGAACCGGTGTAACAGCATCGGCTACAATGCCAAGAAGACGAGAAGCAAGAGGAACAGCAAAATGTATCTCAAAACCCGGGCAGGCATGCCCTTCAGAG TTTACCATTATCAGATGAAAATCCACATCTTCAGCTACAAGACAATGGGAGAAATCGAACCCAACTTTTACGTCACCCTTTATGGCACAAGCACCGACTCCCAGCTTCTGCCTTTGGAAAT AGTGGAGCAGATCGGGCTGAATGCCACCAACACCTTCCTGGTCTACACCGAGGAGGACCTGGGAGACCTCTTGAAGATCAAACTCACCTGGGAGGGGACAGCTCAGTCCTGGTACAACCTGTGGAAGGAGCTCCGCAGCTACCTCTCTTACTCCCGCAGCTCCGAGCGGGAGCTGAATATCCGGCGCATTCGGGTCAAGTCTGGGGAGACTCAGCGGAG attaacttTTTGTGTGCAAGACTTTGAGAACAGCAGCATCTCCCCCGGCCGAGAGCTCTGGTTCCACAAGTGTCGAGATGGCtggagaatgaaaaatgaaaccag GGTTCCCTACAGCCTCGCTACGGATCTTCTCTGA